Genomic DNA from Drosophila albomicans strain 15112-1751.03 unplaced genomic scaffold, ASM965048v2 utg000054l_pilon, whole genome shotgun sequence:
CAGGCGCTTGTTGGATACGTCGACGCCGACTGGGGAGGTGATCACACGAATAGACGTTCATATACCGGATACGTGTTCTATCTGGCTGGAGGAGCGATTTCATGGAAATCCGAGAAGCAGCACAGCGTGGCACTCAGCAGCACGGAGGCTGAATACATGGTTTTGTCAGCCGCTTGCAAGGAAGCAGTTGCATTGAGGCGACTATTTGTAGAGATTGGCTGCGGTGATGTAAGCACTCCAAATTTTTTGTACGGAGACAACTTGATTGCACGGCAATTGGCGAAGAATCCAGTTCATCATGCAAGGACTAAGCATATTGATATTCGCCACCACTTCGTAAGAAACGTCGTTAAGGAAGGGCATGTAACTTTGAAATACGTTTCTACAGATTTGTTGATTGCTGACATTTTAACCAAGAATCTGCAGAAACTCAAACTTACAGAATTTactaataaaatgaatttgaagtaaatatttgtaaacgTGCTCGCAATGAGGAAGGGTATTGAAACTCTATGTGTTCGATTCATTGCGCGCGTAACTTGCAACTTATCGATTATTGTAACACTACCCGATTGTAACGATACCTTAACGATGTCAGTCGCAAATAAAATTTCGTACATAGCAGACGTGCTCGGCGATCTTTTTGTCTTTctatacatacacacgcacacagccaAGCGTAACTTCTACATTACATAAATAACCGACCTCAAGGTGAAGCTAGCGGCACATCtgaaaaaaaagtttcttCTTCAAATTGTGCATATTATAATAGCTACTCGccaaaatttcagaaatttaTCTTGCGCAATTATCTGTTGACAGTCGTTTTTGTGAGTCTATTTCGGTGATTTCcccaaaatcgaaaaaattgaatatcaaGCTgtgattaaatttttatttttgaaaggCAATCACAAATCAAAGATGAGTTGGACTCTATGTATGGTGACTCTGCACCATCGTTTACCACCGTAAAATTTTGGGCAGCTGAATTTAAACGTGGTCGCAGGAGCTTGGAAGATGATGAACGTCCTGGTAGTCCAAAAACTGTAACCACTAACGATAACATCGCTATAGATCATCAATAGGTACTAGACGACCGCCAGATTAAAGTTAGGGAAATAGCTGAGATTATGAAAATGTCAAAAGAACGTGTTTGTCACATATTAAACCTAGATTTGGACATGAGAAAGCTGTCCGCGCTGTCTAAACAGTGGATTGAAAAGGGGGAACCGGCCCCAAAAAAACCTAAAGCTGTGTATTCGGCTGGGAAAGTAATGGCGAGTGTTTTTTGGGACAGccattgaattatttttatcgaCTATcttgaaaaaggaaaaactatAACAGGAGCATACTACGCATCATTATTGGGCAATCTAAAGGAAGAAATTTCGAAGAATCGGCcacatttgcaaaaaaagaaagtctTGTTCACCAAGACAACGCACCATCTCACACCTCAACAGTCGCCATGGCGAAAATCCACGAATTGCGGTTCGAACTTATTCCTTATTCACCGGATCTAGCACCAagcggtttttttttttttgtttcctcAACGTAAAACTGCGCTTGGCGGACAGAGATTTTCGTCAAATGAGGAGGCAATCTTTTTCATGAACTCGTATTTTGCAGACAAAGACGCCAAGTACTATTTGGAAGGGTTGCAGATGGGAGCATCGCTGGGAGTAGTGTGTGGAGTTACAAGGAGACTAcgtagaaaaataaaaaaaaatattttgaataagtCGCGTGCATCATGGTCGGTTATTTATCAGACAGCCCTCgtatattcaattttgttaaaaattgcATAAGAAATTATGCACTtcgcacatttttttttcaatcagattaaacatacatatctaGCGATGGGATGATTAATCATATGATACACATTAATCGATTAATCTGCTTCAATTAGCGATTTAATTGTATGGAAAAATAGGTTTCGATTAATTGAATCATTAATcgattatactacaaaatattcgCGACACTATAATCCGagaaaaagttgaaatattgcaaatatactaCTAATAGCTTCAGAATTTAAAGCTGAGCTATATgatatattgtattgtattgtttcCTTATTGGCACTTCGGTACCGGGCAGAGCGTCTTTTTTCTATGGCTGATGCTACTTCTACAGAAAAGAGAAGTAGGTTAACTACTTCGcgtgaaattattatttcttaaaaataaaatcctCTGCTGAACCCTCCCCCGAGGGTGCTGGCTGGGTAGGATCTGTATTACCTCAGTGTCAACGGGTAGCAGATCTCTACTATACGTCGATATTTCAGGAACTGCAGATCCTAGCTGAGGACTCTGTTCCTTATCTTTCGGGCATCTGCTTGAAGATAAGTAGCAGAATCCATGGTACGAGGTGTCTGGCGGTCAAACTGAAAACGCTATGGGGGGCTCccaagaacaaaattagccaACTATGGTCTCGGAATGGTCTCTTTAAACTATTCAACTCGGGCTGGGATGTCAGCCCAAACGTCGGTGGAAGGCGTGACTGCTACCACCGGCGGGCACGGGGGGGAGAGATCCTCTCTGCGTGTCGCCAGCGGTCACACCTCTGAGGCGGCGGGAGCAGGCCGTACCAGTTGTAACAACACTGCCACAAAAAATTCGAGGTTGGTGCGCGCGGGTGCTGTGGTCTTAACCGACACGGACCAAAAGAGCGCTGCGCCAACTTCTACGGTGGAGGGGGAacgtcttcctcttcagtcacccctgcctatcgccagcacctccaaggttgcgcagcggggcacggggggggctgaaggagaaggccaaaaataGGGCGGCGACCCGTATTCACGCAAGGCTTAGTGGCGTAGCTAACCTGTCCGTCAAGGACCAGGAGAGGCTTGCCTGGGCCAACACGTGGATGCGGGAAAACCAACTTAGCCCCCTTCCCAAAAGACAATAAAGTGCAGACCGGTTCTACCGGccctgccaacaacaaggtggagtccatggcaagcaagcgccaacgGTCCGCTGAGAGTCCCAAGCAAGGGGCTCCAGTGAGCAAGAAGCTGCGAGCATCTGGCTCCACCAACACGGACTCGAACAGGACGAAacagagagcaacggttgctgaaactgccaggcggcatctcgccgttgctctcatagacagaggggaccctaacgggaaaatgtctgcagagcggtggcggttgacccatagtaagctggtcgacgcactgtttgtcaggatggagaatgtcccagacagtccaatgcctacattcgaaggcactggctggctgaatggtgtcaagatcctgacatgcaaggacgacccaactttgcagtggctgcaagcgaccgtacccaaactggacgggctgtgggagggggccaagctggacgtggtggacaggaataatattccgtccatgccgaAGGCGAAAGTCCTTTTCCCAATAGTTGTCCAGGGAGAGCGGGCGCTTcagctgcttaaaaagcagaacccggccataccgacgagtgattggtccgtgctgaaggttaatgaacctttacccagtggtgggcagcacgtgatcattcagatcaacaaggaggccgaggatctgctatataaacgcaatgggaagatggcgtggggcttagggagcgtgtaccTTCGCCTCAAGAAACGTCATCCGAACGAcaatgacacacacacgctgaggtCTGGGGAGGTTGAGGCAGATCTCGGTCTCGAGAGCGTGACCGACGCCACCCAGCACCTCAGCCTGACTGACAagacggaggaggtgggggaggaacTGTCCATGGAGACGGGCCCCCCCGCGAGTTTGCtaacctctaatgagtgtgctgcaactcaacctccataaatccaaaacggcttcggcggagctactccttgccctggaggaagtgtccgcctacgcggctttggtccaagaaccgtggatagcgtcgggcaacacggtGGCTGGACTGAAGTCGCCCAACTATGATTTAtacgtcccgacattggtaagcagatcgagaactgccatccttgtaaagaaggggctaaaagctcatctactacctaattacagcaacgacgatctaaccgtggtggtgctggagagccgtgaaggatgtttgctgctggcatcctgtTATATATGGCCCACGACAAGCCGGCTCCACCTGACGAGCTGCGGAggctggtggacatggtctgctcctccaataagcatatattattatcggaacggacgccaacgcccaccatagcgtctggggaagtcccgacatcaacgacaggggtgagtcagttcttgattttatccttaaccataagcttagactagccaacaggggtgaggtatctacctatgtaggtccCACCTCCAGTAATGTGCTGGACTTAACGATTTCAACTGAGTGTACCaaagacacctccagactgaggaagctgctgtccaagcaggcttccagtcctagtctgctcaagtcgggcgatggagcgtggacggagagcagtgctgaaactcttgaagcactgctctcaactcatttcccgggatgtattggaatagagaatagtgactggcagctctttcctagtctcccagttatgagacTCCCTGCCAGTCTaattacagataacaaaataatttgggctatcgactcctttgcgaaggtcaggtcgcccggtctcgatggactttcgccagcaatgctgcaagccagcaagcccacgattgttccgtggttatcgggtatctattcggcgtgcctcgcatggggtcatatccccactctttggaggacctcgaaagtcattttcctgcccaaggcgggcaaatgcagtcatgtggtcccaaatgactttcgggcctatcagcctaacctctttcctgctaaaaacattggaaaagctacttgatttgcacatcagaagcaactcaatgcatctgttgtccccaaatcagcatgcgtatacaaagggcaagtccattgagactgctctccatgctctagtagCCTCCATAGAAAAAGCGGAccactataaagaatatgccttgggtgcatttcttgacatttcaggcgccttcaataacgtcaccactgatgctattatgaagggccttacctcaattaacacggcaccagcgatccacagatgggtcaaccgccttctttgtgacaggcgggtggtggctacgtggggcgatgcggccattacaaaggtagtgcgaggtggcactccccagggtggggttctctcgcctctcctttggaatttggtcgtaaatagcctacttctaaaatttactagacgggcccccaagttaattgcctatgctgacgacataagcattttgataactgggaaatgcccaaccacccttagttccgtaatggaacttactttgcgggaagttaaagcatgggccgaatcagccgggctcagcattaacgcggataaaacggaccttatcctcttcacgaagaggtataaggtacctgcgtggtccccccccaaaaataggctgcactatgctaaagcgagcctagcagtaaaatacctaggtgtggtcctggacagcaaactgacatggaagctcaatgtgtttagaaagggtgaagaaggccaccggagccttgtacatggcgaaaaagatgcttagttgcacttggggcctctctcctaatctaatgcggtggatttacatctcagttgttcgccctatcctcacctacggtgttctagtgtggtggcaggccactgaaaaaaggacgtacctatccatcatggaaaggacacagcgtcaagcgctactgtgtatcacaggcgctctcaggtcgacgccaactaaagccctcgaggtTTATAGCTGGTGTGGAACCATTACacctatacgcgcaatccatagccgcaaaatcgtccctacggattgccgcaactggcaatttgggtctgctaggctatggtcacagcgccattggtagggagactagtagagacttggactatactatcccccttaccagtactgaccatattaacactatattcttggaaccggagtgctggcgggaagggttatgcattcccgaagccctcaacctcttcaccgacggttcgaagatggatgatggtgtcggagcggccgtatactgcccggacccggtctccaaacaatcctataaactcccagaccattgcagcatcttccaggcggaagaTTACGCGGCTCTGGcgtaatgccaactcgtgcaaaactgcaaggctgatgtgtgcctctactaacaaaaacttaacctactaaattcgtcatgcagctttcaaggaaagactgcaggctaatgctaggcattttaactggccACTGTATGtcagctgtccatgctgtaaagatgggcatcacgaacagtgatcagtgcaggaaatgcaacgaacccggggttaaggaaacacttgagcatcttctctgtagatgcccagcgttatccgactccggttgaaataccttaattcgccgtgccacaacgatcttcgggacgTCTCACGGCTAtctcctaggatgctgctggcttttgccaaaaatgcatccatactgcgcgatttctgagacgtagataagctaccggttcagctacggacctccactggtctatgctttgccccgtactggggcagccggtcctacctaacctaacctaacctaattcagtattgaataaataaattatatatttgtttattatttttctagcAGTTGCATTACATTCacaagtacaaaaaaaaacaagcaacaatagGCTAAATTTTAAGGTACAGTGTTGATATAGTTTTACATGAATTGGTGGGTTAATTTGGAGGCGCTTTTGGAGCCTTGTGTTCGGATTTTTAGGAGCCTCTAGCCTCTCGGAAGTTGCTATTGTCACCATCGGCGTTTTCGGGATTGTCATTCGATAACAAGCGGAGTGAGCTCCTGTATCTGTCTGTAGGCATTGGATGCGCTTTTGGAACCTTGTGTTCGGTTTGGCACAATGACTGGTCCGCACATAGCGGACCCAGAACCTGAGGCATCACCCCCAGCTACTGATCCATCGTTTATGTTAGCGACAACCACTAGAGAGACTCCAATCAAACCGAAactagaaccacttgagaattgcaaaaggcaaatacgtataatttgctgtttacgtttttaatttatgtaaacaaacctgcaattatgccatacaaatttgtaattggagaacgaaatattgcatacttttaagctgatcatttaaagaacataaaaaatcaagaaagctacagtcaagtgtgctcgactcccgccacccattttgaataaaggcaaaatatataatatttttttaatataccaaaatgacCCCAAATACTCGAAATTTACCAAAGGCTTTTCTAGGTACATTGATACAGTATTatcactaaccatacaatacatagatgcgtcATACAACCAAAAggtatcattaaaaacagtattattgcaaTCCCAGTCGGGCCGAgcgctgcgattcgaacaccagagcctcttcggctcattcgaaaattcgaagttcgaacgcagcgcgcagcgttcagttcagtcgcagatcaatTGCGGATCGATGATCACGGGTgtatttcgttgcgctctgctttcgtttctatgtatgcgtgtatgtatctacatgctcgcctatatcagtatgtgtatgcatgtgaagttttgcaacggGCGGTTGCCTCGCAAACGAGCAGCTAGCGCACgccaattttgttttgccgcgacgaaagtctcgaagaagattacaacaacaattgctcgcATTCTAgatgtttgcagttaaatggcgCCTGTAGAAGGACCGCGTTGGCTCTGCTGGTGGTTTGCAAGCCCGACAGGTTGTGGATTTTTCTGAGTTGAAATTAGATCGAGGTTGGAGATCGTGGAGATCGTGCTGGACAATCTTGgctgtttatacccgctacccatagggtagaagggtattataactttgtgccggaaggaaatgtatgtaacaggtagaaggaggcatctccgaccctataaagtatatatattcttgatcagcgtcaacagccgagacgatctagccatgtccgtctgtgtgtctgtgtgtctgtccgtatgaaacactggatctcagagactataagagatagagctataatttttttcgacatgTTCGATGTAggcacgcagatcaagattgtttcaaatttttgccacgcccacttccgcccccgcaaatcaaaattttggtacatacgaTAATAACTATAgcagttatgattcctgaaaatttagttgcgatcagatagaaattgtcgaatttattaaagaaatacttttgtatggcaaaaacgcctacttactaggggtctgagttgctttggctgacaatctggtgttttgtgccgtctatggtatattttgaatgtggtatatcgatataccaaatataccatttggtatatttttagtatttttggtatattttgaaaataataccgcaatattttctttttattaaaaaggGTTGCAGGtatgtatctcacagtcgagcacattcgactgtagctttctaacttgtttatGTTATTGGCATGATCAGcttaaaaaattcaatatttcgttctccaattacaaatttgtgtgGCAAACTTGCAggtttgtttatataaattaaaaacgtaaatagtaaattttacttatttgcctattgcaattctcaagtggttctagtATTTTGTTGATAAGGAACTCATCCGTCAGGCGGCATAGGGCAGaagaaaatttttattgtttcttacTCTTATAGTAATACAATATGTTTCGGCTATGGGAGTTTTACAAGATACAATGTTGATATAGTTTTACATACATTGGTGGATGTCGTGGGTTATTTAAGATACGCCTGCGTGTGTTCTTGTGGCGCATTCTAATTGTAGATATTATTAAGTAAATTGtatgcaagaaaaaaaaaacaaaacggaaaaaaatatgaaaataactCAACTTTCAATTATAGAGATTTATggacaatttttgtatttttaagcAGCAGTTAAAATCGTcataaaagaaattatgaCAGCTTATATAATATctacgatatatatataatatatatagaatatatatattacgaAACTGAAcatctatacatatatatgtatattaaaaaaaaaagaaaagcaaacaaaatgaaacaattttttttcgactagtttttaataatatttgattaatatatCGAATTTTTAGGTTTTACGTtgatttcaacaaaaataaacaatatgcAGCAAGCAAACAATATGCAAACAATATTTAGTGTTAacgtataatatatatatatatatataaataataattattatatatattggcTTAGACCACACGCGAATCGAAACGTGTTTCGATTGGTTATAGCACATGTGCATCAAAAGCGCAATccctaaataaattgaatttcaaaacaaaatctatacatgtttttttatttttaaactgacAATTGGATTGTGTGGTAGTTGTGTTTAATATTTGTGTACAAAGAAAGATTTAACTCCGTACATTTCTGCCGCATgcagcatatttttaatgttttcttcGCTTCCAGTCAGCGCGTATACAATTGTGCTttccggctgctgctgctgaggagTAAATAGCCAGTCCTTCTACATCGTGGTCAATTTACCATCTTCGTGTGCCAATACTGAATCGTTTGAATTCTCAGTGATTTCCTCCAGCCAACCAAGCGTTTGGCTAATGCGCGATTGAAGAATTCGACGATTTAGTTATTTTAGGAATATTGGCAGTAGCTCCGGTGCATCCGGTGGCGATAGCGGCTCTGCCTCTCCCTGACTCATTATTCTCTGCgatgcaaaattaataataataataattaataatagaatacACTTGCGCAGCTTgcacaaaatttttattttattacacaaCTTTTAGCAAAACTCACCTGCcatgttgatgctgttgtaaAAAGGCTTCCCagattcaatttaaataaataaggcGAGTGgttgatttgttttaaattaattcttgtTATATTTCTTCACTTGTACAACTTGTCCGTTCTAtgtcaaaaatacaaaaggaaAGAGAGCTTAAAGAGCAGAGAGCGAAACACTTTTAGTGTGACTAGTTCACGGTTGTTCAAGAATCTTTTGTAATGAGAAATaccaaattggtatatttcaattagggttgttgataatatatcaaaatatcaatatatcgatatttttctaaaaatgatatatttatatcgtGATATTTTTTTGCCCAAATATCGAAATcacgatatttttttttttgatattttttcctTGGTCACTCTAAATTCAAAGCGTCGATtgaaactttcaatttaaacttaaattaaatttgaaatttgacagAAGAATAACGGGAAAAATGaatgttaaatcaaattacacaAACATAACAGGCGGCACCGCGAAGTGCATTCGTTGTGAGCTATGATGGACCAACTAAGAAAGGCACAAACGGACGAGGGAATTCCCGAGGGAAAAACCAAGACCCCCATACAAAATGTTGACACCAGATGGAACTCTTGCCTGGACATGATGGAGTCCTTTTTAGGCTTAGCCAACAAGGTGGCTCTTATTTTGCTACACAAATCAGAACGTGTCAAAGGACTCCCCGAAATGCTCAATGTGTCAGAGCTAACGATATGTCGAGACTTATGTAGTCTCCTTCAACCTTTTAAAAAAGCAACAGAGCAAATAAGTGGCGAAAATTACGTAAATTTAAGTTTAGTAATACCACTTATTTCAATGTTAGCagctaaaattaaaacattagAAATGGAGACGAAGGAAGGCAAACGAGCCAAGGAGGCGCTCATCAGAATTTCTGAAAGGAGCTTTCAGGCGTTGCAGACTAATGCAATTTTGGTTAAATCAACTTTTTAGACCCTaggtttaaaaataatgtatttggCGCCTTTAGCGGTAAAGGATGCCATTGCTGAAATTACACTTGAAATCAATAAGTTGCCTCTTAAGGGAAGGCTATGTCATCAagttaaaatttaactaatttaatttaattttaaattaactaattgaCTAATCAGTAAAACTAATAGGGCTTAatattataacatttaaaattttgctaattataataaaaacacatatttgaatatataataaataaattatttaaattttttacagATTTCCGATGTCACAAAACCGGAAGATTGTTTTGACGATTTCATGAGCGCACGCAATCACTCAATCACAAAAGAATTGAGCGGTGTGTCGGAGCAAAATAAGGAGCTGAAACTATACTTTAGCTTGCCCCAAGCTGCGTGGGAATGTAACCCGCTGGAGGTGTGGAAATCCCATAGGGCGACCATGCCGGGCCTTTACAAGGTGGCCATGCGACATCTTATCACTCCAGGCAGCTCGGTGCCTTCAGAGCGGTTGGCACCGCGCAATAAAATGTGTAGCTTGCGATGCTAGGAGCCGAATGACGGACATACACGTAAAGCAAAGAgtgtttttaaaatctttaaattctgCCAATTGGGCTTGATGTTACATTTAGATACATATAAGACATAagacatgtatgtatatatatattgattaaaaatataattaaaaaatgtaagtttataaaacttattttctttttattatccaggaaaaaacatttttattaaaaaaaatcaaaaatatcaaatatatacaatttttcggtgatatttagaaatattattatcattttatttgataaaaaaaatatcatcgatacgatattttttaaaattttcgacAATTTTCGACAACCCATCAATAGATGCGTTCTCAAACTACGAATGACGTTTATATCCTCGAAATGATTCCAAATGACAAAATTCGGTATTGCAGCGCGCATATGCGCGCTTATGCCACGTACGCAACCATCAGTTGCATACGGCTCCTGCAGCAGAGCCACTACACTGCCTCTCTCACACATCATATTGCCCACATCGCACATAACTGCATATGACCGCTGGCAGTTCAACTGAAGGACTTTGCTAGCCATTTTAATGTCTAGCGTTGGCCCTCGCGACAATCGCACTATATATCGGGCATGCCAGAGACATCATAAGATGCTCCGAAGGCTGCCCTTTAAATGCGCAATTCCGGCAGCTTAGTGCATTGGTGCacttatgatttctgaaaattcgGTTGCGATCAGTTCAAATTTGtgtaagttattaaagaaatacttttgtatgggcaaaaacgccaacttactaggggttttagttgctttggccgacaatctggtacatttgtgccgtctatggtatattttgaatggtgtactatatcgatataccaaacataccatttggtatatttttagtattaattttagtattttggtaaattttgaaaatacctcaatattttgcctttatttgttgatattttgaggtaaaaatgtattttactactctgattgattaattaaacacagatttagttttcatattattttatatttcattggCTTTAAGCTCCTTTCAAGCACGCAACACAACCACACTCCACAGCTAGCAGACGCAAAAGAGATCGAGTTACATTTCAATGTGAcctaattataattatatcaaaatacttaataaaaaaaataccaaatgttatttttgaatatggGATATTCAACACGCCCCctc
This window encodes:
- the LOC127566244 gene encoding uncharacterized protein LOC127566244, with product MAGVNHVLRYLASTSELKLHYKKCEQALVGYVDADWGGDHTNRRSYTGYVFYLAGGAISWKSEKQHSVALSSTEAEYMVLSAACKEAVALRRLFVEIGCGDELQILAEDSVPYLSGICLKISSRIHDNKVQTGSTGPANNKVESMASKRQRSAESPKQGAPVSKKLRASGSTNTDSNRTKQRATVAETARRHLAVALIDRGDPNGKMSAERWRLTHSKLVDALFVRMENVPDSPMPTFEGTGWLNGVKILTCKDDPTLQWLQATVPKLDGLWEGAKLDVVDRNNIPSMPKAKVLFPIVVQGERALQLLKKQNPAIPTSDWSVLKVNEPLPSGGQHVIIQINKEAEDLLYKRNGKMAWGLGSVYLRLKKRHPNDNDTHTLRSGEVEADLGLESVTDATQHLSLTDKTEEVGEELSMETGPPASLLTSNECAATQPP